Part of the Bacillus cereus group sp. RP43 genome is shown below.
AGGGGGATTTTGGTGGATCATTTAAAACGTCAAGATGAAAAGGTATTTGCTGCAATTGAGGCAGAACTAGGAAGACAGCGTTCAAAGATTGAGTTAATTGCTTCGGAAAACTTCGTAAGTGAAGCAGTAATGGAGGCGCAAGGTTCTGTTTTAACGAATAAGTATGCTGAAGGATATCCTGGAAAACGTTACTATGGTGGTTGTGAACACGTAGACGTAGTAGAAGATATCGCACGTGATCGCGCGAAAGAAATTTTCGGCGCAGAGCATGTAAATGTTCAACCACATTCTGGTGCACAAGCGAACATGGCAGTATACTTCACGATTTTAGAGCAAGGCGATACAGTACTTGGTATGAATTTATCTCATGGTGGTCACTTAACACACGGAAGCCCTGTTAACTTCAGTGGAGTACAATATAATTTCGTAGAGTATGGCGTGGATGCTGAATCTCACCGTATTAATTACGATGATGTATTAGCAAAAGCGAAAGAACATAAACCAAAATTAATCGTTGCAGGTGCAAGTGCATATCCTCGTGTTATCGATTTCAAACGATTCCGTGAGATTGCAGATGAAGTGGGTGCATACTTTATGGTTGATATGGCACATATCGCTGGTTTAGTAGCTGCCGGCTTACATCCAAATCCAGTACCACATGCACATTTCGTTACAACAACAACACATAAAACATTACGCGGCCCACGTGGTGGTATGATTTTATGTGAAGAGCAATTTGCAAAACAAATTGATAAATCAATCTTCCCTGGTATTCAAGGTGGCCCACTTATGCATGTAATTGCTGCAAAAGCT
Proteins encoded:
- the glyA gene encoding serine hydroxymethyltransferase, which produces MDHLKRQDEKVFAAIEAELGRQRSKIELIASENFVSEAVMEAQGSVLTNKYAEGYPGKRYYGGCEHVDVVEDIARDRAKEIFGAEHVNVQPHSGAQANMAVYFTILEQGDTVLGMNLSHGGHLTHGSPVNFSGVQYNFVEYGVDAESHRINYDDVLAKAKEHKPKLIVAGASAYPRVIDFKRFREIADEVGAYFMVDMAHIAGLVAAGLHPNPVPHAHFVTTTTHKTLRGPRGGMILCEEQFAKQIDKSIFPGIQGGPLMHVIAAKAVAFGETLQDEFKTYAQNIINNANRLAEGLQKEGLTLVSGGTDNHLILIDVRNLEITGKVAEHVLDEVGITVNKNTIPFETASPFVTSGVRIGTAAVTSRGFGLEEMDEIAALIAYTLKNHENEAALEEASKRVEALTSKFPMYTNL